In the Duncaniella freteri genome, one interval contains:
- a CDS encoding iron-containing alcohol dehydrogenase, which yields MNDFSYITPTRYIFGHGAEEKVGKQAVVNGMSNVLLVYGKGSVVRSGLLDRVKAALADAGVSYVELGGVQPNPTDDKVYEGINLGRKEHVDGVIAVGGGSAIDTAKAIAGGILYDGDFWDFYAGKAIVEEALPIGVVLTIPAAGSEGSGNSVITSHDGKKISLRTDMSLRPKFSCLNPELTFTLPPYQTACGICDMMIHIFERYFSPTSGVEVTDRVAEGLIMAIMTEAPKVMSSPVDYEARANIMWSGTLAHNGLCGTGRAEDWTSHFMEHEVSALYPEVAHGAGLAVMVPAWMSYVAKRNPAKVAQFARRVLGVTEADDLRAANNGIERLREFFTSLGLPASLTSLGVKASDIPVMVRRLHENKGAVIGAYVPLVAQDTTAIYESAL from the coding sequence ATGAACGATTTTTCATATATTACCCCTACACGCTATATTTTCGGGCACGGAGCCGAGGAAAAGGTAGGCAAACAGGCTGTTGTCAATGGTATGTCGAACGTTCTTCTTGTGTATGGCAAGGGGAGTGTGGTGCGCAGCGGGCTTCTTGACAGAGTGAAGGCTGCCCTTGCTGATGCAGGAGTGAGCTATGTGGAGCTTGGTGGCGTACAGCCAAATCCGACTGACGATAAGGTCTATGAAGGTATAAATTTGGGGCGTAAGGAACACGTTGACGGAGTTATTGCTGTGGGTGGCGGGTCTGCTATCGACACAGCCAAGGCAATTGCCGGAGGTATACTTTATGATGGCGATTTCTGGGATTTCTACGCCGGGAAGGCGATCGTGGAAGAGGCTCTTCCAATAGGTGTGGTACTTACTATTCCTGCTGCCGGAAGTGAGGGGAGTGGCAATTCAGTGATTACGAGTCATGACGGTAAAAAGATTTCTCTTCGTACCGATATGTCTCTCCGCCCAAAGTTTTCGTGTCTTAATCCGGAGCTGACTTTCACATTGCCTCCTTATCAGACAGCCTGTGGAATATGTGATATGATGATTCATATATTTGAACGTTATTTCTCTCCGACATCAGGTGTGGAGGTCACCGATAGGGTAGCAGAGGGGTTGATTATGGCGATAATGACTGAAGCCCCCAAGGTAATGTCTTCACCTGTGGATTACGAGGCACGTGCCAATATAATGTGGAGCGGGACACTTGCCCACAACGGATTGTGTGGTACCGGACGTGCAGAGGACTGGACTTCACACTTTATGGAGCATGAAGTCAGCGCGCTTTATCCGGAAGTGGCTCATGGGGCAGGGCTTGCCGTAATGGTGCCTGCATGGATGAGTTATGTGGCTAAGCGTAATCCGGCAAAAGTGGCACAGTTTGCACGCAGGGTGTTAGGTGTCACTGAGGCAGATGATCTCAGAGCTGCCAATAATGGGATTGAACGACTGCGTGAATTCTTTACTTCTCTCGGTCTGCCTGCCTCTCTGACATCTCTTGGTGTGAAAGCTTCGGATATACCTGTGATGGTACGTCGACTTCATGAGAACAAGGGGGCTGTGATAGGTGCTTATGTGCCTCTTGTCGCTCAGGATACAACAGCAATCTATGAGTCGGCATTGTGA
- a CDS encoding alpha/beta hydrolase, translating into MAVCRIVTAAVLLSCFSGYAYAQDSDKESMGMQADRFLEGMPSGMQQRQAAAIRKAIAGDSRDLQSVRSSRNAVPQLSDNVRTVMLTPSLRLYEPIVCSDSKQLPLLIYFHGGGWTFGSLNSCGRFCDAMAASGKMKVLAVDYRLAPEHPFPKGLDDCVDAIEYAVRNSNRLNIDPAHISVGGDSSGGNLAIASALSDRCVGMIESLVLFYPVTKAFADNSLSWKKYGEGYGLDAEIMDVFNRAYAGDVDPYDERISVGMCDSKMLERIPRTLLVAAGRDILCDQGKEFAAKVGSRIIRIEFPDAVHLFITVPGQDKAFGESVSLATDFILNR; encoded by the coding sequence GTGGCTGTCTGTAGGATTGTCACAGCCGCAGTATTGCTTTCCTGTTTCTCGGGTTATGCATATGCCCAGGATTCCGATAAAGAGTCAATGGGAATGCAGGCCGATCGTTTTCTTGAAGGGATGCCTTCAGGTATGCAACAGAGACAGGCAGCTGCAATCCGTAAAGCCATAGCCGGAGATAGTCGCGACCTGCAATCGGTAAGGAGTTCACGCAATGCTGTACCTCAGCTGTCAGATAATGTCAGGACCGTTATGCTGACGCCGTCATTACGTCTTTATGAGCCGATTGTCTGTTCGGATTCTAAACAGCTTCCTCTGCTGATATATTTTCATGGCGGGGGATGGACTTTCGGAAGTCTTAACAGTTGCGGCCGTTTCTGTGATGCCATGGCTGCTTCCGGTAAGATGAAGGTCCTTGCGGTTGACTATCGTCTTGCGCCTGAACATCCTTTCCCGAAAGGTCTTGATGATTGTGTGGATGCGATAGAGTATGCTGTAAGGAACTCTAATCGTTTAAATATAGATCCGGCACATATTTCAGTCGGAGGAGATTCTTCCGGAGGTAACCTTGCCATAGCGTCTGCTTTGTCGGACAGGTGTGTAGGCATGATTGAATCGCTTGTATTGTTCTATCCTGTCACTAAAGCTTTTGCCGATAATTCTTTGTCATGGAAAAAATATGGTGAAGGTTATGGACTTGATGCGGAGATCATGGATGTGTTCAACAGGGCTTATGCCGGAGATGTAGATCCGTATGATGAGCGTATAAGTGTCGGGATGTGTGACAGTAAGATGCTTGAAAGAATTCCGCGTACTCTTCTTGTTGCCGCCGGACGAGACATATTGTGCGATCAGGGGAAGGAATTTGCAGCCAAGGTAGGGTCCAGAATCATACGTATTGAATTTCCGGATGCTGTTCACCTCTTTATCACTGTTCCAGGTCAGGATAAAGCTTTCGGAGAGTCGGTGTCCCTTGCAACAGATTTTATATTGAACCGGTAA
- the scpA gene encoding methylmalonyl-CoA mutase, whose protein sequence is MKPNFKDIDIVKDAFGDRHVPETKGEEWLTPELIPVKPIYTKEDLEGLEHLDYVSGIPPFLRGPYSAMYPLRPWTIRQYAGFSTAAESNAFYRRNLAAGQKGLSVAFDLATHRGYDADHERVVGDVGKAGVSICSLEDMKVLFEGIPLNKMSVSMTMNGAVLPVLAFYINAGLEQGAKLEEMAGTIQNDILKEFMVRNTYIYPPEFSMRIIADIFEYTSQNMPKFNSISISGYHMQEAGATCDIELAYTLCDGLEYLRAGVNAGIDIDAFAPRLSFFWAIGMNYFMEVAKMRAARLLWAKIVKQFNPKNPKSLALRTHSQTSGWSLTEQDPFNNVGRTCIEAMGAALGHTQSLHTNALDEAIALPTDFSARIARNTQIYIQEETMVTKQVDPWGGSYYVEALTNEIAHRAWAHIQEIEKLGGMAKAIESGLPKMRIEEASARTQARIDSGRQTIVGINKYRLDHEDPIDILEIDNTEVRKDQVARLVDLKGHRDEEAVKKALEAITECVRTKEGNLLDLAVKAAGLRATLGEISDACEDVVGRYKAVIRTISGVYSSETKQDPDFIKAQQMCEEFAKREGRQPRIMIAKMGQDGHDRGAKVVATGYADCGFDVDMGPLFQTPAEAARMAVENDVHILGVSSLAAGHKTLIPQVIEELKKLGREDILVTAGGVIPAQDYDFLYKAGVAAIFGPGTRIPLSAIKMLEILEGE, encoded by the coding sequence ATGAAACCCAATTTCAAAGACATTGACATTGTAAAAGACGCTTTCGGCGACCGTCACGTCCCCGAAACCAAGGGGGAAGAATGGCTCACCCCCGAGCTTATCCCCGTTAAACCCATATACACTAAGGAGGATCTTGAAGGTCTGGAACACCTCGATTATGTTTCGGGTATTCCTCCATTCCTGCGCGGACCGTACAGTGCCATGTACCCTCTGCGTCCATGGACCATACGTCAGTATGCGGGATTCTCTACAGCAGCTGAATCCAATGCATTCTACCGCCGCAATCTTGCTGCCGGACAGAAAGGTCTTTCAGTTGCGTTCGACCTCGCTACTCATCGTGGTTATGACGCTGATCATGAGCGTGTTGTTGGTGACGTAGGCAAGGCTGGTGTATCGATCTGCTCGCTTGAGGATATGAAGGTTCTCTTCGAGGGTATACCCTTGAATAAGATGTCGGTATCGATGACTATGAACGGTGCCGTACTTCCTGTGCTTGCATTCTACATCAATGCGGGTCTGGAGCAGGGAGCCAAGCTTGAGGAGATGGCTGGTACGATACAGAACGATATCCTTAAGGAGTTCATGGTGCGTAACACCTATATCTATCCGCCGGAATTCTCGATGCGTATCATCGCCGATATCTTCGAGTACACCTCGCAGAACATGCCTAAGTTCAACTCCATCTCCATCTCGGGATATCATATGCAGGAGGCAGGTGCTACTTGCGATATTGAGCTTGCCTACACCCTGTGTGACGGTCTGGAGTATCTACGTGCCGGAGTCAACGCCGGTATCGACATTGATGCGTTCGCACCGCGTCTATCTTTCTTCTGGGCTATCGGTATGAATTACTTTATGGAGGTTGCAAAGATGCGTGCCGCACGTCTTCTTTGGGCCAAGATTGTGAAGCAGTTCAATCCCAAGAACCCCAAATCGCTTGCACTCCGCACACACTCTCAGACTTCAGGATGGTCACTCACCGAGCAGGACCCCTTCAATAATGTCGGACGTACCTGTATTGAGGCTATGGGTGCCGCTCTCGGTCACACTCAGAGTCTGCACACAAACGCTCTTGACGAGGCTATCGCTCTTCCCACCGACTTCTCCGCACGTATTGCACGTAACACCCAGATCTATATCCAGGAGGAGACAATGGTCACCAAGCAGGTAGACCCATGGGGCGGTTCATATTACGTCGAGGCTCTTACCAACGAGATCGCTCATCGCGCCTGGGCCCATATACAGGAGATCGAGAAGCTCGGAGGCATGGCTAAGGCTATCGAAAGCGGTCTACCCAAAATGCGTATCGAGGAGGCGTCAGCACGCACTCAGGCACGCATTGACTCAGGACGCCAGACCATCGTAGGTATCAACAAGTATCGTCTTGACCACGAGGATCCGATTGATATCCTTGAGATTGATAATACTGAGGTTCGTAAGGATCAGGTGGCACGTCTCGTTGACCTTAAGGGACATCGTGATGAGGAGGCTGTGAAGAAGGCTCTCGAAGCTATCACCGAATGTGTTCGCACAAAGGAAGGCAATCTTCTCGATCTTGCTGTCAAGGCTGCCGGACTCCGTGCCACACTCGGCGAAATCTCCGATGCCTGCGAGGATGTCGTAGGTCGTTACAAAGCAGTAATCAGAACTATTTCAGGCGTGTACTCATCAGAAACCAAGCAGGACCCCGACTTCATCAAGGCACAGCAGATGTGCGAGGAGTTTGCTAAGCGCGAGGGTCGTCAACCACGTATTATGATTGCCAAGATGGGACAGGACGGTCATGACCGTGGTGCCAAGGTGGTTGCCACCGGCTATGCCGACTGTGGATTCGATGTCGATATGGGTCCCCTCTTCCAGACTCCTGCCGAGGCTGCCCGTATGGCTGTAGAGAATGACGTTCACATTCTTGGTGTTTCATCTCTTGCTGCCGGTCACAAGACTCTTATCCCACAGGTAATAGAAGAACTTAAGAAACTTGGCCGTGAGGATATTCTCGTGACAGCCGGAGGTGTGATCCCTGCTCAGGATTATGATTTCCTTTATAAAGCAGGTGTTGCCGCGATATTCGGTCCCGGTACCCGCATTCCTCTCTCGGCTATCAAGATGCTTGAGATCCTTGAAGGTGAATAA
- a CDS encoding alanine/glycine:cation symporter family protein, translated as MIYPLLLRVTLEGAISAVSGVLTDYVMVTVLLVIAIYFTFATRGVQFRMIGEMCRLLIRSGKRDNDTRKTDEPHHGTISSFQAFALSIASRVGTGNMAGVAIAIALGGPGAVFWMWVIALVGASSAFVESTLAQLFKVKGDKSFMGGPAYYIQKGLHCRWWAVTFAILITLTFGFAFNSVQSNTISSAFHSCFGFSVEWMAVILTAMTLVIIWGGVQRVSRFSEIVVPVMAVAYLVLAGVIICMNIQRIPEIFAMIFSNAFGFDSALGGTVGSAMVMGVKRGLFSNEAGEGSTPNAAATASVTHPVKQGLIQTLGVYTDTLLVCTATAFIILCSGVSVDGHDGIVLTQRAIDAELGGGHQYGSIFVCVAIFFFAFTSIIANYYYGETNIRFILNNERVISVYRLAVGAIVYFGSITSLDIVWGFADITMALMTLCNLAAIVALGKYALMLLADYRSQLMKGIDPVYSSDTMPSIADETECWR; from the coding sequence ATGATTTATCCCCTGCTTTTACGAGTCACTCTTGAGGGTGCTATAAGTGCAGTGAGCGGAGTGCTCACCGATTATGTTATGGTCACGGTGCTTCTTGTCATCGCCATATATTTTACTTTTGCCACTCGTGGGGTGCAGTTCAGGATGATAGGGGAGATGTGTCGTCTTCTCATAAGGTCGGGAAAGCGTGACAATGACACTCGTAAGACTGATGAGCCGCATCATGGTACCATCAGTTCATTTCAGGCTTTTGCCTTATCCATAGCTTCGCGCGTGGGCACCGGAAATATGGCTGGAGTAGCCATAGCCATTGCTTTGGGTGGTCCTGGCGCGGTGTTTTGGATGTGGGTCATTGCCTTGGTGGGAGCATCAAGTGCATTTGTTGAATCGACTCTTGCCCAGCTCTTTAAGGTCAAGGGGGATAAATCGTTTATGGGAGGACCTGCTTATTATATACAGAAAGGTCTCCATTGCCGTTGGTGGGCAGTGACATTTGCCATTCTCATTACGCTGACATTCGGGTTTGCATTCAATTCCGTTCAGTCCAATACCATTTCATCGGCATTTCATTCCTGTTTCGGATTCTCTGTGGAATGGATGGCTGTGATTCTCACTGCCATGACTCTTGTAATCATATGGGGAGGGGTCCAAAGAGTGTCACGTTTCAGTGAAATTGTAGTCCCTGTTATGGCTGTGGCTTATCTGGTTTTGGCTGGAGTGATAATATGCATGAATATCCAGCGTATACCTGAGATATTTGCCATGATATTCAGTAATGCTTTTGGTTTTGATTCTGCTTTAGGTGGCACTGTAGGTTCTGCAATGGTGATGGGAGTCAAGCGTGGATTGTTCAGTAATGAGGCAGGCGAGGGGTCTACTCCCAATGCCGCTGCCACTGCATCTGTGACACATCCTGTCAAACAGGGATTGATCCAGACTCTCGGTGTGTACACTGACACGTTGCTTGTATGTACTGCAACGGCTTTTATAATACTATGCAGCGGTGTGTCTGTTGATGGTCACGATGGCATTGTCCTTACACAGCGGGCTATTGATGCCGAGCTTGGTGGCGGACATCAGTATGGCTCAATATTTGTGTGCGTGGCTATATTTTTCTTTGCCTTCACAAGCATAATAGCCAACTATTACTATGGTGAAACCAATATCCGGTTTATACTTAACAATGAAAGGGTTATCAGTGTGTACCGTCTGGCAGTCGGTGCTATTGTATATTTCGGATCAATAACATCGCTTGATATAGTATGGGGCTTTGCCGATATAACTATGGCTCTCATGACGCTTTGTAATCTTGCTGCCATAGTTGCGCTTGGAAAGTATGCCTTGATGTTGCTTGCCGATTACCGTTCGCAGCTTATGAAGGGGATTGATCCTGTGTACAGTTCGGACACCATGCCGTCAATAGCGGATGAAACGGAGTGCTGGAGATGA
- a CDS encoding NAD(P)H-dependent oxidoreductase — protein sequence MKRVLIVIGHPYWSRSVANKGIVESLGGLDRNIVFSNIKELYPEGDIDVDAEQKKLLDADVVVFQFPIMWFGAPSLMHKYMEEVFTYGFAYGKGGDNLKGKQFIVSFTAGAPEDAYSATGAEGYTMDEFMPPISALAHYCSMHWAGYVGSYGMMNPSPERCSAHASRLLDKIDSI from the coding sequence ATGAAAAGAGTACTTATAGTAATCGGGCATCCCTATTGGAGCCGGTCAGTAGCCAACAAAGGCATCGTGGAATCACTTGGCGGTCTTGACCGTAATATTGTATTCAGCAATATTAAGGAACTTTATCCTGAGGGGGATATAGATGTCGATGCAGAACAGAAAAAGCTTCTTGACGCTGATGTTGTGGTGTTCCAGTTCCCTATCATGTGGTTCGGAGCCCCATCTCTTATGCATAAATACATGGAAGAGGTGTTCACTTATGGTTTTGCCTATGGCAAAGGTGGCGATAATCTGAAAGGTAAACAGTTTATTGTATCCTTTACAGCCGGAGCCCCTGAGGATGCTTACAGTGCTACCGGGGCAGAGGGTTATACAATGGATGAGTTTATGCCACCTATTTCAGCATTGGCACATTATTGCAGTATGCATTGGGCTGGATATGTGGGTTCATATGGAATGATGAATCCTTCCCCTGAGCGATGTTCCGCTCATGCCAGTCGGCTGCTTGATAAAATAGACAGTATATAA
- a CDS encoding DUF5131 family protein, translating into MWNPWHGCHKISEGCRHCYVYREDAAFGTTTPSDLVRKTSSFLLPLKLDRKKNWKYPSGTTFGLCFTSDMLIEEADGWRDDIWNIIRQRSDCSFVFFTKRIDRLNKCLPDDWGDGYDNVAVGCTAETQQRADLRLPIFLDMPIKHRLIIVAPMIGRIDLRKYLNPRLVEEVSAGGESGKYARALDFEWVKELQQQCADSKVPFTFHQTGSHLIKDGKLYHIPREHQYSQAKKAGLNTL; encoded by the coding sequence ATGTGGAATCCGTGGCACGGCTGCCACAAGATAAGCGAAGGATGCAGGCATTGTTACGTATACCGTGAGGATGCCGCATTCGGCACAACTACACCATCCGATCTTGTCAGAAAGACATCTTCATTCCTTCTGCCTCTCAAGCTTGACCGCAAAAAGAATTGGAAATACCCATCAGGTACGACATTCGGGCTGTGTTTCACATCCGATATGCTGATCGAAGAGGCTGACGGATGGCGCGATGACATATGGAATATCATTCGACAGAGAAGCGATTGCTCATTCGTATTTTTCACCAAAAGAATCGACAGGTTGAACAAATGCCTCCCAGATGACTGGGGTGACGGATACGATAATGTAGCCGTCGGATGCACTGCCGAAACTCAGCAGCGAGCGGACCTTCGTCTCCCTATATTCCTGGATATGCCCATCAAGCACCGCCTTATCATTGTGGCACCGATGATAGGAAGAATTGACCTGCGAAAGTACCTCAACCCAAGGCTTGTCGAAGAGGTATCGGCAGGGGGAGAATCAGGGAAATATGCCAGGGCTCTCGATTTTGAATGGGTCAAAGAACTGCAACAGCAATGTGCCGACAGCAAGGTCCCATTTACATTTCATCAGACAGGCTCGCACCTTATCAAAGACGGCAAACTGTATCATATCCCACGCGAACACCAGTATTCACAAGCAAAAAAAGCAGGACTGAACACCCTCTAA
- a CDS encoding YdeI/OmpD-associated family protein, translating into MTDSGREVCPDFSAEFVVDSDIVAAFESNPVARAIFSTFHPLYRRVRIDTIQRNKANQEIFYSRLEKLIDASERGEMFGDWNDNGRLLDY; encoded by the coding sequence ATGACAGATAGCGGTCGGGAGGTGTGTCCTGATTTTTCTGCAGAGTTTGTAGTGGATTCCGATATAGTCGCGGCGTTTGAGTCAAATCCTGTTGCAAGGGCTATTTTTTCAACTTTCCATCCTTTGTATCGAAGAGTAAGAATCGATACCATACAGAGAAATAAGGCTAATCAGGAAATTTTCTATAGCCGGTTGGAAAAATTGATTGATGCCAGTGAAAGAGGGGAGATGTTTGGTGACTGGAATGATAATGGACGGCTTCTGGATTATTAG
- the mutA gene encoding methylmalonyl-CoA mutase small subunit, translating to MAEKKEKLFEQFPPVSAAEWRAKVEADLKGAPFDKKLVWRTNEGFNVQPMYRMEDIEDFATTNSLPGEFPYLRGTRTDNDWKVRQEIIAETSEEANRIALDVLTKGVNSLGFHVQEPTADTLGTLLNGIDLAKVEVNFSCCVKKALPLAQALVAYVKECGCAESFNGSIDFNPFKKPLRKGVSFEASQLVNMACELLDAVKDVKGLRVLSVDSDMLSNAGSYIYQELGYALAWGADWMTLLTEAGRSATEVACRIKFNMGVSSNFFMELAKFRAARMMWAQVVAQYKPECECAPKMVAHATTSRFNQTLYDAHVNLLRSQTETMSAALAGVDSITVTPFDTPYKTPDEFSERIARNQQHLLKEESHLDKVIDPAGGSYYVETITVAIAKEAWKLFIDVEDKGGFLALCNAGEVQKAVRESAEKRHIDVARRKDILLGTNQYPNVNEMAADKIVNLQGAFSCSCHPEADACDCEAGLPTKRAASDFEALRLATEAASNRPKVFMLTIGNLAMRLARAQFSTNFFGCAGYEIIDNLGFESVEEGVDAALAKGADIVVLCSSDDEYAEYAPAAFKYLNGRAEFVVAGAPACMDDLKAQGINDYVHVRCNVLDTLRDFNNRLLKK from the coding sequence ATGGCAGAAAAAAAAGAAAAATTATTTGAACAGTTTCCTCCTGTGTCCGCTGCTGAGTGGCGTGCCAAGGTGGAAGCTGACCTGAAGGGCGCACCGTTTGATAAGAAACTGGTGTGGCGCACCAACGAGGGATTCAATGTTCAGCCTATGTACCGGATGGAGGACATCGAGGACTTCGCTACCACAAACTCTCTTCCCGGTGAATTCCCTTATCTCCGTGGCACACGTACCGACAATGACTGGAAAGTGCGTCAGGAGATTATTGCAGAGACCTCCGAAGAGGCTAACCGTATAGCTTTGGATGTGCTTACCAAGGGAGTTAATTCTCTCGGCTTCCATGTTCAGGAGCCGACTGCCGATACCCTTGGGACACTTCTCAATGGAATTGATCTAGCTAAGGTCGAAGTCAATTTCTCATGCTGTGTAAAGAAGGCTCTTCCTTTGGCCCAGGCTCTTGTGGCTTATGTTAAAGAGTGTGGTTGTGCCGAGTCTTTCAACGGTTCAATTGATTTCAATCCCTTCAAGAAGCCTCTGCGCAAAGGTGTTAGCTTTGAAGCATCTCAGCTCGTCAATATGGCATGTGAGCTCCTTGACGCCGTTAAGGATGTAAAGGGTCTGAGAGTGCTCTCTGTTGACAGCGACATGCTCAGCAATGCCGGCTCATATATCTATCAGGAACTCGGATATGCTCTTGCATGGGGAGCTGACTGGATGACTCTTCTCACAGAGGCTGGCCGTTCGGCTACAGAGGTTGCATGCCGCATCAAGTTCAATATGGGTGTGTCAAGCAACTTCTTTATGGAGCTTGCAAAGTTCCGTGCTGCCCGCATGATGTGGGCTCAGGTTGTAGCTCAATACAAACCGGAATGCGAATGTGCTCCTAAGATGGTGGCGCATGCTACAACATCCCGTTTCAATCAGACTCTATATGACGCTCATGTCAACCTTCTCCGCAGCCAGACCGAGACTATGTCGGCTGCCCTTGCAGGTGTTGACTCAATAACTGTCACTCCGTTTGACACTCCCTATAAGACTCCCGATGAATTCTCTGAGCGCATAGCCCGCAATCAGCAGCATCTCCTTAAGGAAGAAAGCCACCTTGATAAAGTGATCGACCCAGCCGGTGGTTCCTACTATGTGGAGACCATCACTGTGGCTATTGCCAAGGAAGCATGGAAGCTCTTTATCGATGTCGAGGACAAGGGTGGTTTCCTTGCTCTCTGCAATGCCGGAGAAGTGCAGAAGGCAGTTCGTGAAAGTGCCGAGAAACGTCACATTGATGTGGCTCGTCGCAAAGATATACTCCTTGGCACAAACCAGTATCCAAATGTCAATGAGATGGCAGCCGACAAGATTGTCAATCTTCAGGGTGCTTTCTCCTGCTCTTGCCATCCGGAGGCTGATGCCTGCGATTGCGAAGCCGGTCTCCCCACCAAGCGTGCTGCAAGTGATTTTGAGGCTCTTCGTCTTGCCACTGAAGCTGCAAGCAACCGTCCCAAAGTGTTTATGCTTACAATCGGTAACCTTGCAATGCGTCTTGCACGCGCCCAGTTCTCCACCAACTTCTTCGGATGTGCAGGTTATGAGATCATTGACAACCTTGGCTTTGAATCAGTCGAAGAAGGTGTTGATGCCGCTCTCGCCAAGGGTGCCGATATCGTGGTCCTCTGCTCAAGTGATGATGAGTATGCAGAGTATGCTCCCGCAGCCTTCAAATATCTCAACGGTCGTGCCGAGTTTGTTGTTGCCGGTGCACCCGCTTGCATGGATGACCTCAAGGCTCAGGGCATAAATGACTATGTACACGTGCGTTGTAACGTGCTTGATACCCTGCGCGATTTCAACAACCGTCTGCTTAAAAAGTAA
- a CDS encoding GNAT family N-acetyltransferase — protein sequence MIEMLFSHPDVIGKGYGYRLLRFAVEHKGVSKVDVNEQNQRALGFYQKHGFRVTGRDAFDREGMPYPILHLER from the coding sequence ATGATTGAAATGCTGTTCTCTCATCCTGACGTGATAGGTAAAGGGTACGGTTACAGGTTACTGAGATTTGCAGTAGAGCATAAGGGTGTAAGTAAAGTAGATGTCAACGAGCAGAACCAACGCGCACTTGGATTCTATCAAAAGCATGGATTTCGCGTAACAGGGCGTGATGCTTTTGACCGAGAGGGGATGCCATATCCTATTCTACATCTTGAAAGGTGA